In the genome of Microcoleus vaginatus PCC 9802, the window ATACTGTTTTAGATTTTATATTTGAGATGGGCTAAGGCGGAATTGTGGTTGATTTACACGGCATGATATGACGGAATAAATCTGTTTAACCTAACCTATGCAGACTTCTACAGACTGTGCGTAATGCCCGCCTTACAGACTATTTAGGGCGTTTTTAACCACAAATTTAAATTTAAAATCTAAAATTTAGATCGATATACCTCGCTAGGAGTACATTTCTATGCCCGGCCCGAGCCCTGACGGTCTTTCCTATCTTTTAGATGATAGCCCCAATAGTTTCGCCTTGACTCCGGGCTTTTTGACTCCTTATCCTAACGGATTTTTTGCCCTTGGCGGCAACGATTTTATTATCGGTTCGTCGGATGCCGATCGCATCAGCGGCGATAATGGTAACGATCGCATTCTCGGCGGCAGCAATTCCGATACCCTGTTCGGGGGTGCCGACAACGATGTACTTAACGGCGGTGTCAGCAGCGACATCCTGTTTGGCGATACCGGCAGCGATACCTTGCAGGGAGGTAAGGGAGATGACGCCCTCAACGGTGACTCTGGCAGCGACGTTTTAGTGGGCGATGGCGGCAAAGATATGCTGACAGGGGGTTTGGGCTTCGATGCCTTTGTCCTCCGCAGTGACTCCGCAGTCACCGATCCGGCTGCTGCAGACGTTATTACTGACTTTAACAGTTTTGTGGATTCGATCGGACTGACTGACAACCTTACCGAAGCTGACTTGATCCTCGAAGAAATCTCGATCGCCCCCGGTATTTCCAATACATTAATTAAAATTCGCCAATCCAATGCTATTTTAGGCTTGGTAGCCAACGCATCTCCACAAGACCTCGCCGATACATTCATCTCTGCAACTACCGTATTGGGCAACCAACTGGATCAAGCTCGCGATTTAGGCGTTTTGGGCGACACTCAAACGATCGCAGACTCGGTTAGCAACGCCCGGCCAGACAGCCTTTACCGCTTTACTTTGCCTGCAAATAGCGACTTTAAATTAACTGTCAGCGGTTTGACGGCGGATGTTGATGTTGCTGTGATTAAAGATATTAATGGCGACAATTCTATTGACTTCACCGATATTATTGCTTCTTCTCAAGAATTGGATTTATCGCCGGAGTCGATCGACATCGACGGTTTAGCCGCAGGAACTTACTTTGTCCGAGTTTATCAATACCAAGGCAGTACAGATTTCACCCTAAATCTGTCTGCAACTCCTGCAACTGTTTCTCCTAACAATCCGAGCAACTTGCAAGGTTTTGACTCTCGTTTTGGATTAGGTTTGGTAAATGCAGCGGCGGCAGTTGCTAACGCTCAAGGTACTGCACCGTTTCCTGACGTTCCCGACTTGGGCGGCGACGAGTGGGGCAGAGATTTAATTAAAGCTCCGGAGGTTTGGGCCCAGGGCTTGACTGGAGACGGAATTGTGGTGGCAGTTATCGACAGCGGAGTTGACTACAATCACCCGGATTTGACGGGGAATATTTGGAGTAATGCGGGGGAAACCGGTGTTGATGCGATCGGTCGCAATAAAGCTAGCAACAGGGTTGATGATGATGGCAATGGCTTTGTTGACGATTTCCGAGGATGGGATTTTGTCAACAACGATAATGACCCGATGGATGATAACAATCACGGCACTCATATTTCGGGTTTAGTTGCTGCGAAAAAAGATGGGGTTGGG includes:
- a CDS encoding peptidase S8; protein product: MPGPSPDGLSYLLDDSPNSFALTPGFLTPYPNGFFALGGNDFIIGSSDADRISGDNGNDRILGGSNSDTLFGGADNDVLNGGVSSDILFGDTGSDTLQGGKGDDALNGDSGSDVLVGDGGKDMLTGGLGFDAFVLRSDSAVTDPAAADVITDFNSFVDSIGLTDNLTEADLILEEISIAPGISNTLIKIRQSNAILGLVANASPQDLADTFISATTVLGNQLDQARDLGVLGDTQTIADSVSNARPDSLYRFTLPANSDFKLTVSGLTADVDVAVIKDINGDNSIDFTDIIASSQELDLSPESIDIDGLAAGTYFVRVYQYQGSTDFTLNLSATPATVSPNNPSNLQGFDSRFGLGLVNAAAAVANAQGTAPFPDVPDLGGDEWGRDLIKAPEVWAQGLTGDGIVVAVIDSGVDYNHPDLTGNIWSNAGETGVDAIGRNKASNRVDDDGNGFVDDFRGWDFVNNDNDPMDDNNHGTHISGLVAAKKDGVGITGTAPTAKIMPLKILDGAGVGKIRDEINAINYAVANGAKVINVSLGGQELNYEELNTIRAAEAQGAIVISAAGNDARAQADYPARFANEVGIAVGAVSRNGLFADYSNRAGSEAINYFVAPGGDGGTTGSGDVYSTVSLSEPGIPYQYFAGTSMAVPQVSGVIALMLQANPSLTPADIKRILAETANRAV